A window of Parambassis ranga chromosome 18, fParRan2.1, whole genome shotgun sequence genomic DNA:
CAACATTTATACACTATGGACTGAAACACAGCTCAGTGTGCCTTTATGTGCAAAAAAACCCACCATACACACGCGGTCAGTGGAAGTTTGGGAAAACATTCATTGCTTCTGATGCAGAAATTAATCCCACCTATACAGCAAACGTTGTTTATCGTGGAAACGGGTCCTTGTGTATTAATGAGCTGACTGACAGAGATGCCGGCACCTATGAATTCAGTTTCTTTTCTAACTGGACTGAGttaacagagacacacatggtCATTGTTGAAGGTAGGATCTCTGCTCTAAATACATTTCTGAATATACCAGAGTTTACCTGATAAtctgtttcatgctgtgctTGGATTATGTGACAGCTTGAGGCAGTGCAGTCTCATCATTATCGTATCTTCATGTTGCATGTTGCAGAAAAGGTTCCTGAACCGGTCATTAGAATGTCAGGGCTTCCTTTCAACCTGTCAGCTGGACTCTGTAACTTCACAGTGAACTGCTCCGTCCAACACGAGTGGCTGTCGTCTGTCTGTGAAGCAGATGGTTGCAGAACATCTCAAAGGTCATTCAGCAAAGTCAACATCACCATCTCCACCAACAACAGAAGTGTGGTCTGCAGGGGCAACAACCATGTCAGTGCAAATAATGTTACTGGAAACATAGATGTGTGTAAGTATTATGGACTGTCTTAATGCTTTAATAACATTAACCATTGTTTTCTGTTAGCAAAGGCTGATGATAGCCACCTAGCTGGATAGACTGTTGGTTTGCAAGATGTTAGttcatttttgtgtctttccAGGCTTCAGTAAATCTGACCCTGAACCAGAAGAGGAACCCCAACATCACAATGTCATAATAATACTTGTTGCCATCTGTGTATTCCTATGTGGATGTGTGGTCTTTGTGGTGAAGTGCCGCTCGCCACGAACATGCTATAAAAAGGTAAGCTGTGTTTCTAATGTAAATAGATCTTTGTCATGTAAGGGGATTTCTGATCAGGATgtagagctgctgtgtgtgttaatagaTTACATGTAATGTTTACTGCATTATTCACAGGAACATACTGCTCAACCCAGAGCCTCGACATCTTCCAGCCACTCTGAGGCTTCATATGAGTACGTGGACATCCTGCTCAGTGCAAAGTCAGAAGGTGGACACGGTGTACAGCATTTTACAGAGGCCGAAGGATACAAAGGGAAACGAGAACATACAAGTTGCTGTACCTTCACCCCAGTGGAGACCCAGCACCCCGTGCAAGTTGACACTGTGTACAGGATGCTGAAGAAGCCAAAAAGAGGTCAGAGCACCACCTAGAGGACCAAACAGAGTAGTACAAGACCAGTGAAGTGAAAGACCATACAAGTCAAATCTTCATCTGTACATTTTGTACAGATGAAGATTTGTTTGttggtttatttgtttgttgaaGCCTTTTTTCAGTGGTTCCCTAAATTCCAAATAGGTTGCCTAGTCCAATATGACAGGCACAAGCAGCCAAAGAGTTCAACATTCCATTAAGATACAGTATGGAATATTAACCCCCACAATGTAGTGTGGATCTTGCACCTATTTTACTGAAAGAGTgtctttattgttttgttttataattgcTATTTTTGTCTGAACATGGACCTCCAGACCTTACCTTCAGTTGATTCTGTTTGGACTGTTTAAACTCCGTATTTTAACttcgtgttttttttctcttcactgtGGTCTTTGCtgtattctattttttttaaatccattatatttttaaatactttGATCGACTGCTGTTTGCTGAATTAGCCCTGTGTGAATCCACATGGCACGCACTTCAATGTAACacatgcttatttatttatatagatcTTGGCCTGTACTATGTGGTGGTGTAGATGGAAGGTCTTTCCATACAATGACCAAAAGGGGGCGACAGACTACAGCTTTGTTAGGAACACCTTTAAAAGCCAGTCAGCCACTCTTgttcatttttgtttaaataattaTGTAgtcacattaaatacatttgaatGAATCTTGATTTTGTTGAAGGCAGCTGAAATATCCTCCCTTCAGAACATTCATGTTAGGTTTTGTTGTTTATCGGCTGTCAGTTTGTTATGAAGGAGATGGAGCCACAGAGGTCTGGGTGTCTTTGGTTGACCCTGATGGACTCACTTCATTGTGTACTTTAGTTTGTAATGATGGACTGCGTGTACATAGACAAAGTTTGAATGAATAAAACAGTCTGTGTTTTAAAGAATGTTCCAGTCACAATGAGGCTTCATATGAAAATGTGGATATCATGCAGGAACCCATCTAGACGAACAAGAGAAAAGCTGGGCTCAGTGAAAAATCAGAAAACAGACACCGAAATCTGAACATGTAAACAGAAGTAAAAGACATGAATGATGTAAGTCAAAGTACTTTATTGTGTGTGGTTATTTTGAAGAGGCAAAGATTTAATTTTGTGGGATGATTATTGCAATATATTTTTCCTTACTTCAGGTACATTTATGTGCCGTCTGGCAACAATAAATATTCCAATGATACAGTACATGTGTATAAAACAGCAAAAGTTTaatttgtttacagtacaataTTGCGGAGAACATTTGTTTCCCCTTCTGGCTTTAAGAGTAATTACACTGTAAATACCAGTGTAGTTATTTTCACGTTTGTTTCAGGTTTttatataattaattaaaaGCAACTGAAATATCCTCCTTTTAGAACAGCAATTGAACCTGTCATGGGCAGttcatcagccaatcagatgtaAGTACAAGTTCCTGGGTGGGCGGGACCAGATGGCTCTGGGCGGGACAAAGGTAAATTCCTGTAAATTCGGTTATCGCTATTCCTGGTAGAAGCCGTTTCCTCAACGGTGTGTGTGcgttaaaacaaaaaaccttaAGTTAttgtaaattattataaattatcCGTAAATTCGCTAAACTGGTGGACTTTTACTCTTGGACTTTTAGCCGGTTATTTTTTAGCCATCGCCATCGCTAGCTTGGATGAAACCCCTGCACAGCATTATGAGTGAGTATGGTGTTATTATTTATCGTTAAACTGAGCTGTAGCCATACATAATTACACTTTACatgaaatacatacatttgtatGGTGAGGCCGTTTTTAGTATAGTTtggtttgtagagaagattgagaCAAGGCGAGAAACATCACTTCGTCTTCAGCATCAGAATTATGAAcagaacactttgttcagttgtgctggatgtgaggatcgggcacactttgctctgtgtgctggacttcttctgtaagtacatttctgacttgttgtttctgaagagtgtttctgaCTTTTTTAACATTGACTCTTTgctctgttttacactgaagtacTGCTGAATTTGGCACCAGTTTAAGATTGATGTGTGAATGTACAGTGTGTATATCTATATCTTTATATTTTGTTTGATGATATCTGATTGGGTTCCaatctttatttcagtgctCGGCACACTCATCTACGGACAAGCTGAAGGTGACGATGGATTCTTATTTTCTCCTTAGttgtttattaatattattcCACCTTCACATATTACAGAATGTttttatctcctgtttatcaTCTTATCAgtgtttatgtattatttatatatcaatatataataTTGTGTGTTAGATTGATAATCATTTTTGATCAACACAAACCAAATGGCCAAATGTGTTTAACACTCAGGAGACATGTCTACATGTATATATTTACTGAAGAGCTTGTTAGCTTGAAAAAGATTTTCTTTCATTCGTGTGACCAGGTCAGCATCATAACATTCAGGAATTATAGATCAGATGGAGGTACagttttgtgccaaatttggtacgtttttgagcacgttcagggggtcaaaattgcGATACCGGTGCCGGACCAagaataacaaataataaacgcttgcatttcaatagggctcttgcaccattcggtgctcgggtcctaataataactataataactaataatacTTCTTTTTTTGGATTAAATCCTCAATATCTGaccaaataaatcaaataataaaCAATTCAAAGCTAAaaaacatgctgtgtgtttacagtatttTCATGTGTTGGTGTAATGAAGACATTTCATCACTAGGGGGAGACAGACGATTGGGAACAGATCAGCAGATCAGCTCCCTGCTGACAGTGCAGCCTGATCAATGGCTGCAAGAAATACAGTAATTAAAAACATTATCACTTTAATATACAgcaaaaacaatcacacacaacatAAGTCAGCATATGTGACGTTAACAtcatcacagcagctgtgtgtgtgctgagtatCAGCCGTGCTCTGCCCCTCACAGCCCACCCAGGAGAGGGGCTTTTCCTGAAAGTGGGTGCTGGAACTTCTTTGCTATTTCACCTGCTGTGAAGCAGATGCAACAcaagctgccacacacacacagacacacacagacagacacacagctgacgGCTGGCAGATGACTTGCAGATGCAGTGGGGCGTACTCTGAAATGTGGACTGCTTCATCAGCTCGTTTCACTGACTCATGCATGTTGTTAATGTCAACTCTGAGCAATTAGGTGCACCTCTGCTGagtcaccacagcagcacagcgctggtccacacacacacacacacacacacacacacacagagtcccgGCTTATTACTGCAGGAATCATGGCTCATCATACATCACAGTGGTTTCCATGGTTTACATGATAAAGGGGGTCAAAGCTGAGGAAACAGATGTGCAGCACGTTGCCCTGACCTGGAGAGCAGACGGCTTTCTGATCCATCAATCATCACATTTCTTCTTCACTCTTTCTCTGCTGGCGGCATCGAtccatcctcctctgtctgccttGTATTAATAATTGGCAGGGCTGTGATCACATGCTGAACACTGATCCTGCAGGTCTCCTTCTTTGTTTCTCTATTTAAATCACAGCTTAATAAatcaggatgatgatgatgatgatgatgagccttctccattcattctgtcAGGCTTAATGTGATCTCAGCTCTCTTGTCAGATCgccttttaaaatgttatttcctCCATGAcagagcctctctctctctctctttctttctgtgtgtgtgtgtgtgtgtgtgtgtgtgtgtgtaaatgagatCTGTGATCTGaggcctggtgtgtgtgtgtgtgtgtgaatacactccaaataaataaataaataaataaatgactcatTCAAAACTTAATTATGTGTGAGTCAAGCCGCGGCTgttgattaatggatggactccagcagaagccctctgaactctgagtgtgtgtcagcgcCGTTTCTAATCGTATCACCCTCAATTAACTTCTTACTTCTTACCACTGGATGAACCtctgtggaggaggaaggacaggcggagagagagaggaggtgtgtgtgtgtgtgtgtgtgtgtgtgtgcgcgccccCTGCCCCAGctctctcctccacccctcagctctcctccacccctcagctctcctctcctccaccccctcttTACAGGACTGCCAGCCCGTCTAGAGTTATTCCAGGAATGCGTTGAACATGGCTGCCGCGATGAAGGCGCAGAAAACGGGACTGCTGGAACTTCGACTCACCGTGGACCGCTGGATCCGTGTGTTGGCCACACTTACCGAGGACACTCTCACTTTGAACCCCGGCGAGGGCACGGAGGAGCCCCCGAAGCCCAATCCGAGTCCGGCTGCGGGCGCGATTAACGGAGACCCCCCGAACCTCAGCTCGTCCCCGGTCCCGGAAACCATCACCAACGTGAAGCGCACCGTGCGAGTTACCAAGCAAGATGTTGGAGGACTCGGTATCAGCATTAAAGGTAAGAAAGTTCAACCGAGCGCGACGCAAACTTCCCCCCCTCACCTGTCAAGTTTTGAGGAAGCAGAGCTTCTGGTGCCAGCGAGGGCCGAAACTGACCCGAACCAGCCGGAGATCCTCCGCATGTACGCGGTTTATTAGCACGAATGATCCGCAGTGTTGCAACTTGTGTTACAGTTAAGTCGCTTGTTTGCACATGGAGTGAAAATGACAGCTGCGCTTTTCTCACGCTGCTCAGCGGCCAGAACCACCAGAGTCCCGCTGAACAGCGTGTGCTCCAACACAGAGTTTCACCGTCAATACCAACTAATAATGGACCCAGCTGCTTCACACCCACAGTGAAGAACACACACCACTTCACCGTGCGCTCTAAAACTTCAACTCTATTCCTGCTTCACATCCATGAGCACCACAGAAGTTCCTGTCCACCTACAGCACGGAGCTGGACAGGAACTGTTGGGTCTTTTATCCAGTGAGTGTAGCTCAGGTTCATGTTAATGTTCCTTTCATACAGACAGGGCAGGAACTAACAGGAACTCAGGCCAAGCTGGTGCAGACGTTTACAGGAACTGTCTCAAAAACCTCTTGTTGACTACAGATGTGATTatagaccaaaaaaaaagccctctctctctgtcaccgTTGCTCATTGATACAGGAAGTGTGAGAAGCTAAACAACCAATGGCGGCGCTTTTCATGAAATCCAGGAAATGTAAGTTAAAAGCAGCctgttagttcctgcagtggaaaagcagCATTGGCACTCCAATGTTTACATAGGACAGAAACATCTGTTGTTTTAACAGTTTAGCAGCATCTGTTCCTTGTTTGTCTTTACTAACTTTTGGAGCAGGTTCTCTCTGTAGCTGTGTGGCTCGTTTTCCTTCTCCGGTTCTTTCAGTCTGGTCTCAGGGTTTAGTCTGAAAACGGGGCTCGCTTCATGTTCTGATAGGACGGGGACTTTTTCCTTCCATCTCAGACAGACAGCACGTTCTCTGAACTCCATAAAAATACTGTGGAgttcatctttttctttcttgtttagTCTTTTTTACAGACTTTGTCTCTTCTCACCGACAGTGGAGAATGAGCTCTAACGTTTGACCTTTAAATTTTACCACACAAAAGAATTCAAGTCTTATGTCTTATGTTGACTGCGGACAGTTGTTGAAACTGAACGAGCCAACCTGAGCGCctcacggctgctgctgctgcttcctttgacctctgaatctctctcctctctgcgtCTCACATGCTGAGCTTACATACCTGCGCTGTGTCGTGACAGCGGCAGGATAAACGCCTCCTTCCTCGTCCTGTCTCCTGGACCTGCAGCAACAGGCAGGTATCTGTGCAGAGATCTCAGCGTGAGGACGGCCGGGGCGGTTGAGCAATAAGAAGCTATGTAAATAGAGATAGCGGGGCGCAGTCGCAGCGTGGCTGGAGAAGTATTTTGATTAGATCTTCTGTTTACTGTTTTCTTGAACTTGTGAAatgttgtttgtctttctgagtttttgtctTCATTGTGGCCTCATGGTTCAGACTCTCTGACCTGATCATGCTCGTGATGAATGCTTTCTTTGCACCTCTCCTACAGGCAGGTTTGGATTCATAGGTGCACCAGCTTGACCTCCGGTCGGCTTGACTTGAAGGATAATTGCAAACTTGCACCATTGTCATTTTGTCAAGAATGGCTCGTCACTGACATGTTAATTTTAGCTCCCCCATCAttgccaacaacaacaaaacaaagccaggCCCTAATGACATAAACGTAATGTCCATCTCTGTGGAAGTGGGTGGTTTTGGAAAATCAGACAGCGTGTTATTAAAACCAAATCATAGCTGGCAGACATTGTTGTGGAGCTCAAAAAGCAGGTGGGGGAGGAAGGGtgtgacaaagagagagagagagagagagagagagagaggaaacaggagAGGTCATCAGTCAAAGAATAAAAGTGTCAGAGGGGGTGAAGTCAGTGAGGAACAGCTCAGAAGTTGTCGTGGGCTCGCTGACACCGCGTTGTGAACAGCTGAGAGGAGCAGCCCTCAGCCGTCAGTTGTCATTGGCCAAAGATGAAAGCTATGTGGCTGGGAGTGGAGTACTCCACCAGCGTTAATTTTAGTGAGCCCACCCCCCAGCTCGCAGAGGAGCATGGAGGCAAACCTTTCACTCGCATATCTAAATTTAAGAGGAAGCCAGACTGCAGGCCGGTCAAAGTGGGGAGGAGCAGTCTGCCTCTGCAGCCACATGTATTCATACATTCAGACAGACTCGGTGTGAATGAAGTGAGAGGATAGAAggtaccattacacaaacacaactggtCATGATTAGATGGTAAAaagcaggggggggggtgattttCTGTGCTGACTGTCCTCAAAAATGTCACATATGATTGTATTTGCCCAACATCTTTCAGTTATGGGGCAGATACAGCCAGAAAGTCTACAGCAGGAGGTCAGGAGGGGTCGGCTGGGGATGGTACGGGCAGCATGGCGGACCTTTTAAGCCTGGCTTAGATTTCCGCATCGACAGTGTAGCTCTCTGCAGTTACATTCCAAAAAAATGTAACTGCACATTGAGGTGACGCAGAGCGCTagcgctgtgattggctggctTGGTAGTGGCAGCAACGTATTTCCACTATTTCAGAATAGGTGCTTCTGTGCTgccatttttaaaaactttttgttGATCACGgatgtgacaaaaacaacttttattaGCTCTCTCTTGttcactgaaacaggaagtagggatgtcccaatccgatcatgtgattggaaatcgggcccgattacgtgatttcagactcaatcggaatcggacatttcctcccgatcaggactcgaatatatatttattaggactctcaaagttaacgccttctgtgcaggggggttctgtgtcctgtagtgtaggggtacaAAAGTCGCTTTTGGCACGAGAGGTCCTGGTTCTTGACCTCGATGAGCCGCTGCGTCtgtgaaatctcctagcgtgtctggacacacacacacacgttttgctagGATCGGATCGGGACCCGGTATCGGCAGATGcccaaaatcaaatgactcggactcggactcgagggcaaaaaaacctgatcgggacatctgTAACAGGAAGTAACAGAAGCTAAACAAGGAAAACAGGAAACCTGCCTCTGTACCGCTCTAGGAGAGAATCGCACTGTGACAAGGAAACGACGTGGTGGAGCGACACATACATTTGTAGAGTCCAGGGTTGGGGTTACACATTCAAAACCGGTACAGGTCAGCTGTTAAAAGGTAGAGACCATGGTTTGGCTTAAAGCACATGGATGGAGAACCTTGCACACACATCCCGATTTTCAGGGACGGAAATGTCAGCCTCATGTCGGGCTGCATGAACAGTTCCTACAGACAAACATCCATTTTGAATTTGTTtagtctgtgatgtcacactgttAATTCCACACAGATGATTTGTTATCAGCGAGGCTTGTATTGCTGCCCACTGTGCCAGCAGCTGCTCTACAGGTTGTGATTCTCATGCATCTGAAAGCTGTTGAAGTGTTTCAAAGCGGAGCAGTTTGCACACAAGTCCGGACATTCAGtgtgtagaaacacacacgcctCCCAGACGCTGTGGTTGTCGTCCCTGTGTGCGGTTTTATTTGGACCTCACAGATGCTGAAATCAGCAGCACTGAGGATTTTGGGCCTCTTTTTGTTTCAGACCAGCTCAGATGTTCACGTTGTGTTTGTCAAGGCTCAGGTGCGCTGTTACATAAACCAATctattattaaaaatgtatgtcCTCCTTATGTGGCTCTGCACATTCATCACAgtggagtttgtgtgtttgttcatgaaCAGCGTGCATTCTGAAGAAGTGCTGATCACACTGAATccttttaaaacaacaaacacattgtt
This region includes:
- the LOC114450889 gene encoding uncharacterized protein LOC114450889 — translated: MTGCLSRLNMFLLLICWIITGIMAEDSTFIHYGLKHSSVCLYVQKNPPYTRGQWKFGKTFIASDAEINPTYTANVVYRGNGSLCINELTDRDAGTYEFSFFSNWTELTETHMVIVEEKVPEPVIRMSGLPFNLSAGLCNFTVNCSVQHEWLSSVCEADGCRTSQRSFSKVNITISTNNRSVVCRGNNHVSANNVTGNIDVCFSKSDPEPEEEPQHHNVIIILVAICVFLCGCVVFVVKCRSPRTCYKKEHTAQPRASTSSSHSEASYEYVDILLSAKSEGGHGVQHFTEAEGYKGKREHTSCCTFTPVETQHPVQVDTVYRMLKKPKRGQSTT